A portion of the Gemmatimonadaceae bacterium genome contains these proteins:
- a CDS encoding tetratricopeptide repeat protein, with protein MTTPFLSSEEYDERAHQLYNEGQYDDALDVLREGLALYPNAVELHIGVGYAYHAREEYAWARRSFEEALVLDPEHEDALAGFGETLLRFGQRAAALKSFRRTLELGYEDDIELMLQVGRALFREGLIEESREYFETAARQTPDSAEAVSCIGYAQHRLGEDDSAIATLRRALKIDEDHAEARIYLGNIFYDRGDYEAALYHLDRSTPDDHWDELGIWRLIELKKMVYRLRDSDPELKPWEERLAELAGEPDDIDEMLAEIEAKAAEAAEGEARGQLELFGALLSNFASDKSAEPHEHCITIDEDHSFEGTWEEILLKMSEARGVAGESSLKEFMQTEARRGYSLTGYSIPTADAESFIRGSANAGLLRIVR; from the coding sequence ATGACTACCCCGTTTCTGAGTTCCGAGGAGTACGATGAGAGAGCGCATCAGCTGTACAACGAAGGCCAGTACGATGACGCGTTGGACGTACTTCGTGAGGGGCTCGCGCTCTACCCTAATGCGGTGGAGCTGCACATCGGCGTCGGTTACGCCTATCACGCCCGCGAGGAATACGCGTGGGCGCGCAGGAGCTTCGAGGAAGCCCTGGTCCTCGACCCTGAGCACGAGGACGCGTTAGCCGGCTTCGGAGAAACCCTTCTCAGATTCGGGCAGCGGGCCGCGGCGCTGAAAAGCTTCCGCCGCACGCTCGAGCTCGGCTATGAGGACGACATCGAGCTGATGCTTCAGGTTGGCCGCGCACTTTTCCGCGAAGGACTGATCGAGGAGTCGCGCGAGTACTTCGAGACGGCGGCACGCCAGACGCCCGATTCCGCCGAAGCGGTGTCTTGCATCGGCTATGCGCAGCACCGGCTCGGCGAGGACGACTCGGCGATCGCCACGCTCAGGCGCGCGCTGAAAATAGATGAGGATCACGCCGAGGCCCGGATCTACCTCGGAAACATTTTTTACGACCGGGGAGACTACGAGGCGGCCCTGTACCATCTGGATCGCTCGACGCCGGATGATCACTGGGACGAGCTGGGCATCTGGAGACTCATCGAGTTGAAGAAGATGGTCTATCGTTTGCGTGACAGTGACCCGGAGCTCAAGCCATGGGAAGAACGCCTGGCCGAGCTTGCCGGCGAGCCGGACGACATTGACGAGATGCTGGCGGAGATCGAGGCCAAGGCGGCGGAAGCTGCCGAGGGCGAGGCCCGTGGCCAGCTGGAGTTGTTCGGAGCGCTGCTGAGTAATTTCGCCAGCGACAAATCGGCGGAGCCGCACGAGCACTGCATCACCATCGACGAGGACCACTCGTTCGAAGGAACCTGGGAGGAGATTCTGCTTAAGATGAGCGAGGCACGAGGCGTCGCGGGCGAGAGCTCGCTGAAGGAGTTCATGCAGACGGAGGCGCGCCGCGGCTATTCGCTCACGGGATATTCCATTCCCACGGCGGATGCGGAGAGCTTTATCCGCGGAAGCGCCAACGCCGGGCTTCTGCGGATAGTCAGATGA
- a CDS encoding aminotransferase class V-fold PLP-dependent enzyme — translation MTDGLLEYREEFPILERTTYLVSNSLGPMPRSVPGRLAEYAADWGGLGVKAWARGWWEMPVDVGNEIAPLMNAGPGEVVMMPNVTIAQSAVCSAIDFTAPRDTIVMTEFDFPSVRYAYEELAKRFGARVVVVRSDDGISIDEDRLLAAIDERTRLVAISHVLFKSAFINDADAICARAHSMGALVSLDAFHSVGIIPVDVRRSGVDFLTGGVLKWLCGGPGGCFLYVSPEIRDTLAPALTGWQAHSRPFAFEERMEYTPGPFRWLNGTPVIPALYASAEGVKIIRRAGVDAIREKSIRQTSRLIQLADARGYRVFAHRDPKRRGGTVAVDVPHGYEVTQVLLSRDILVDYRVGAGIRVAPHFFNRDDEVDTLMEAIDDALETASWERFTERTAVVT, via the coding sequence GTGACCGACGGGCTGCTCGAGTACCGCGAAGAATTTCCGATACTCGAGAGGACCACATATCTCGTCTCCAACTCGCTCGGCCCCATGCCTCGATCGGTGCCGGGCAGGCTGGCGGAGTACGCGGCTGACTGGGGCGGGCTTGGCGTCAAGGCGTGGGCGCGCGGGTGGTGGGAGATGCCGGTGGATGTCGGCAACGAGATCGCGCCGCTGATGAATGCCGGCCCGGGCGAAGTCGTGATGATGCCCAACGTCACCATCGCCCAGTCCGCGGTCTGCTCGGCCATCGATTTCACCGCGCCACGAGACACGATCGTGATGACCGAGTTCGACTTTCCATCCGTTCGATACGCGTACGAGGAGCTGGCGAAGCGATTCGGCGCGAGGGTGGTGGTGGTGCGCTCCGACGACGGCATCTCGATAGACGAGGATCGCCTGCTCGCGGCGATAGACGAGCGCACCCGTCTCGTCGCGATCTCCCACGTGCTTTTCAAATCCGCGTTTATTAATGATGCGGACGCGATCTGTGCCCGCGCGCACAGCATGGGCGCGCTGGTGTCGCTGGATGCGTTCCACTCGGTCGGAATCATTCCCGTGGACGTGAGGCGAAGCGGCGTGGACTTCCTCACCGGCGGCGTGCTGAAGTGGCTGTGCGGCGGTCCCGGCGGCTGCTTTCTCTATGTATCGCCGGAGATCCGTGACACGCTGGCTCCCGCGCTCACGGGCTGGCAGGCGCATTCGCGCCCGTTCGCGTTCGAAGAGCGGATGGAGTACACGCCCGGACCATTCCGCTGGCTCAACGGCACGCCCGTGATCCCCGCGCTTTACGCCTCAGCGGAAGGTGTGAAGATCATCCGGCGCGCCGGAGTTGATGCCATCAGGGAGAAGAGCATCCGCCAGACATCGCGGCTCATCCAGCTGGCCGATGCGCGGGGCTATCGCGTCTTCGCCCATCGCGACCCGAAGAGGCGCGGTGGCACCGTCGCCGTTGACGTGCCGCACGGCTACGAGGTGACGCAGGTGCTCCTGTCCCGCGACATTCTCGTGGACTATCGCGTCGGAGCGGGCATCCGCGTCGCTCCGCATTTCTTCAACCGTGACGACGAGGTGGACACGCTCATGGAGGCGATAGACGACGCTCTCGAGACCGCTTCCTGGGAGCGCTTCACGGAGCGAACGGCCGTCGTGACGTGA
- a CDS encoding M28 family peptidase → MTAWIQKKVRLAIILRSTTQPHNIADMKSARLVLVAALLAPLASLHAQAVPQLQRITPNEIDAHIQFLASDLLEGRAPATRGDKLSTEYIATQLKAFGVEPGVTGSYFQEVPIDVVGATNGSVSVTASGKATATLRYPEGVVVWAGSATPTSVARGELVFIGYGAFAPEYRWDDFKGMDLKGKVLLVLVNDPPAPASEPNLFGGKAMTYYGRWTYKFEEAERRGAAGMLIVHTTDRAGYPWHTVVGSWAKEQRMLPRDPKPPAPIGVRGWITDSAATALLAQAGLSMQTLRKQAESRDFRPVATGIDMDAHFTNKVEHLKSANVVGVVRGRDPKLRDEYVAYSAHWDHHGIGPVVNGDSIYNGASDNASGVADVLAIARSAAASPKPRRSQLFLFVTAEESGLLGSQYYGENPTVPAASIIANLNVDGGNILGRVKDLHVLGDTKSSLGPSLARFVAQSGMRLSPDAHPEAGYFYRSDHFSLAKVGIPSVSIGEGNDFVGLPKEWGAKQHDDYTAHRYHQPSDEYHAGWDLSGAVQLSGIVQRFGWQLANAPGVPTWNADAEFKPLRDKQRK, encoded by the coding sequence GTGACGGCATGGATTCAGAAGAAGGTGCGACTCGCTATTATCTTACGATCCACCACCCAACCGCATAACATCGCCGACATGAAATCAGCCCGCCTCGTTCTCGTTGCCGCGCTCCTTGCGCCGCTTGCCTCACTCCACGCTCAGGCCGTACCACAGCTCCAGCGCATCACGCCGAATGAGATAGACGCGCACATCCAGTTCCTCGCGTCGGATCTCCTCGAGGGGCGCGCACCGGCGACCCGCGGCGACAAGCTTTCCACGGAATACATCGCCACACAGCTCAAGGCCTTCGGCGTCGAACCGGGAGTCACGGGCTCCTATTTCCAGGAAGTGCCGATTGACGTCGTGGGCGCGACGAACGGCTCCGTCAGCGTCACGGCAAGCGGAAAGGCCACCGCAACTCTCCGCTATCCCGAGGGCGTCGTCGTCTGGGCCGGCTCCGCCACGCCGACGAGTGTCGCGCGAGGAGAGCTGGTATTCATCGGATACGGTGCATTCGCCCCAGAGTACCGATGGGACGACTTCAAGGGAATGGATCTGAAGGGGAAGGTGCTTCTGGTGCTGGTAAATGACCCCCCGGCGCCCGCGAGCGAGCCCAATCTGTTCGGCGGCAAGGCGATGACTTACTACGGCCGCTGGACCTACAAGTTCGAGGAAGCGGAGCGCCGCGGCGCGGCCGGGATGCTCATCGTGCACACCACCGACCGCGCCGGATATCCGTGGCACACCGTCGTCGGCTCATGGGCGAAGGAGCAGCGCATGCTTCCCCGCGACCCGAAGCCGCCCGCACCGATCGGAGTGCGCGGCTGGATCACCGACAGCGCGGCCACGGCCCTCCTCGCTCAGGCGGGGCTCAGCATGCAGACACTGCGCAAGCAGGCCGAATCGCGCGACTTTCGTCCGGTCGCCACGGGCATAGACATGGACGCGCACTTCACCAACAAGGTCGAGCACCTCAAGTCCGCCAACGTCGTCGGAGTCGTGCGGGGCCGCGACCCGAAGCTCCGCGACGAGTACGTCGCCTACAGCGCACACTGGGATCACCACGGCATAGGTCCGGTCGTCAACGGCGACTCGATCTACAACGGCGCGAGCGACAATGCTTCAGGGGTCGCCGACGTCCTCGCCATCGCCCGGTCAGCCGCTGCGTCACCGAAACCCCGCCGGTCCCAGCTTTTTCTCTTCGTAACCGCCGAGGAGTCGGGGCTGCTGGGCTCGCAGTACTACGGGGAGAATCCGACCGTCCCCGCGGCGAGCATCATCGCCAACCTCAACGTCGACGGCGGCAACATCCTCGGTCGCGTGAAGGATCTGCACGTCCTGGGCGACACCAAGAGCTCGCTCGGGCCATCACTTGCACGCTTCGTTGCACAGTCGGGAATGCGACTCTCACCTGACGCGCATCCGGAAGCAGGCTACTTCTACCGCTCCGACCATTTCTCGCTCGCCAAGGTTGGAATCCCATCGGTCTCCATCGGGGAAGGCAACGACTTCGTCGGGCTACCGAAGGAGTGGGGCGCGAAGCAGCACGACGACTATACGGCCCACCGCTATCATCAGCCGTCCGACGAGTACCATGCCGGATGGGATCTCTCCGGCGCCGTCCAGCTCTCCGGGATCGTGCAGCGCTTCGGTTGGCAGCTCGCCAACGCGCCCGGCGTCCCAACGTGGAATGCCGACGCCGAGTTCAAGCCGCTGCGCGACAAGCAGCGGAAGTAG
- a CDS encoding patatin-like phospholipase family protein, with protein sequence MPSLSLDYPSRASAPHPRKIALVLGGGGLKGFAHIGVLAALEEKGIVPAVLAGTSIGSLICAAQAGGMSIDDMTDHAKALRRRDLFRFDRLGMLLERAHAPSIYQGGPLRDVCASIVRDAQFDELDTTLLVNTVDLQRGSPVVWGVPGLRDVSVLDAVYASCALPGFYPPGTVGDRTCVDGGVIDNLPVGVASQGMDAVIAVDTGSSSLVTQRDIARNGFTAIYMRAATTMMHALQLSPLERWAGPPMILVRPRVSHIDWFSFTQTDELIEAGYKAAMEALKHFDETLEAESGIFPRRAMRISVNREKCIGCTLCVALAPQVMAMDDTGKAVPRIPVVDWSPADGDFVHHCPTYAIGAEPAVANGKENIHEAIEAKTPEEKEERLETA encoded by the coding sequence ATGCCGTCACTCAGTCTCGATTATCCGTCCCGCGCCTCCGCGCCGCACCCGCGAAAGATCGCCCTCGTACTTGGCGGCGGTGGTCTCAAGGGGTTCGCGCACATTGGCGTGCTGGCCGCGCTCGAGGAGAAGGGAATCGTGCCCGCGGTACTCGCGGGAACCAGCATCGGATCGCTGATCTGCGCGGCTCAGGCAGGCGGCATGTCCATAGATGACATGACCGACCACGCCAAGGCACTGCGGCGACGGGATCTGTTCCGCTTTGACCGGCTGGGGATGCTTCTCGAGAGAGCACACGCACCATCCATCTACCAGGGTGGTCCGCTGCGCGATGTGTGCGCATCGATAGTGCGTGATGCGCAATTCGACGAGCTGGACACAACTCTGCTCGTGAATACCGTGGATCTCCAGCGCGGATCACCCGTCGTGTGGGGAGTTCCCGGGCTGCGGGACGTGAGCGTGCTCGATGCCGTTTACGCGTCGTGCGCGCTGCCGGGGTTCTATCCGCCGGGCACGGTGGGAGACCGGACCTGCGTGGACGGCGGTGTGATTGACAACCTTCCGGTCGGGGTAGCGTCTCAGGGAATGGACGCGGTGATCGCTGTGGATACCGGCAGCAGCTCGCTCGTCACGCAGCGCGACATCGCCCGGAACGGATTCACGGCTATCTACATGCGAGCCGCGACGACGATGATGCACGCCCTGCAGTTGTCTCCGTTGGAGCGATGGGCGGGTCCACCGATGATCCTCGTCAGGCCGCGCGTCTCGCACATCGACTGGTTCAGCTTCACGCAGACCGATGAGTTGATCGAAGCCGGGTACAAGGCGGCGATGGAGGCGCTCAAGCACTTCGACGAGACCCTCGAGGCCGAGAGCGGCATCTTCCCGCGGCGGGCCATGCGCATCTCGGTGAACCGGGAGAAGTGCATCGGGTGCACGCTGTGCGTTGCGCTGGCGCCGCAAGTGATGGCAATGGACGATACCGGCAAGGCGGTTCCGCGGATCCCTGTGGTGGACTGGTCACCCGCTGATGGAGACTTCGTGCATCACTGCCCGACCTACGCGATCGGGGCCGAGCCGGCCGTAGCGAATGGGAAGGAGAACATCCATGAGGCGATTGAAGCCAAAACGCCCGAGGAGAAAGAAGAGCGGCTGGAAACGGCTTGA
- the acnA gene encoding aconitate hydratase AcnA: MTHPNSFGSRSTLEAGGRQYTIYRLDSLESVSGGKAARLPYSLKILLENLLRNEDGKFVRREDIEGLANWDVKGKTENEIAFRTARVLLQDFTGVPAVVDLAAMRDALARLGGDPKKINPLQPVDLVIDHSVQVDEYGSEASFLINANLEFDRNQERYAFLRWGQKALQNFRVVPPDTGIVHQINLEYLAQAVFVHDANGETTAYPDSLVGTDSHTTMINGLGVLGWGVGGIEAEAAMLGQPVSMLIPEVVGFKLYGKLPPGATATDLVLTVTQLLRQKKVVGKFVEFYGAGLSSLSLADRATIANMAPEYGATMGFFPIDAETVNYLRFTGRDEAQVQLVEAYAKLQGLYRTDDTPDPVFSDTLDLDLATIEPSLAGPKRPQDRVPLKLSKQLFREALAGDLQKTGTLAGVAAAKQAMSVSASPQLSPSVVATSHDEQAGADTAVPVEMNGEKFGLRHGSVVIAAITSCTNTSNPSVMLAAGLLARNAVAKGLSTKPWVKTSLAPGSKVVTDYFTAAGVLEPLQKLRFNVVGYGCTTCIGNSGPLPQPVADAVEANKLVVVAVLSGNRNFEGRINPLTRFNYLASPPLVVAYALAGRMDIDFNTEPLGVGKDGPVFLRDIWPAPKEVEDEILRSVKADMFKTQYANVFDGDDNWRSLPVPEGDLYAWDQDSTYVKNPPFFDGMTLTPPGVHPIHEARALAMLGDSITTDHISPAGSIPAASPAGKWLIAHGVKTTDFNSYGARRGNHEVMMRGTFANIRLRNELAPGTEGGWTAVSHGGDAVTIYDASMEYQRQDVPLVIIAGKEYGTGSSRDWAAKGTLLLGVRAVIAESFERIHRSNLVGMGVLPLELINGQTRQTLGLTGFETFDIVGMSDEMKPRATLTVRATGDDGAVRVFQAVSRIDTPEEMSYFRHGGILPYVLRQLVG; the protein is encoded by the coding sequence ATGACACACCCGAATTCCTTCGGAAGCCGGTCCACGCTCGAGGCCGGGGGGCGCCAGTACACCATCTACCGCCTCGATTCGCTCGAATCGGTCTCCGGCGGCAAGGCCGCCAGACTCCCCTACAGTCTCAAGATTCTCCTCGAAAACCTGCTCCGTAACGAGGACGGCAAGTTCGTCAGGCGCGAGGACATCGAAGGCCTCGCCAACTGGGATGTGAAGGGCAAGACGGAGAATGAGATCGCCTTCAGAACCGCCCGCGTCCTCCTTCAGGACTTCACCGGCGTTCCTGCCGTGGTGGACCTCGCGGCGATGCGCGACGCGCTGGCACGGCTCGGCGGCGATCCGAAGAAGATCAATCCGCTTCAGCCCGTGGATCTCGTGATCGACCACTCGGTGCAGGTGGACGAGTACGGCTCCGAGGCGTCGTTCCTGATCAACGCAAATCTCGAGTTCGATCGCAACCAGGAGCGCTACGCATTCCTCCGCTGGGGACAGAAGGCGCTGCAGAATTTCCGCGTCGTTCCGCCCGATACCGGCATCGTGCACCAGATCAATCTCGAGTATCTCGCGCAAGCTGTCTTCGTTCACGACGCCAATGGGGAAACGACGGCTTATCCCGACTCGCTCGTCGGCACGGACTCGCACACCACGATGATCAACGGCCTTGGCGTACTCGGCTGGGGCGTCGGCGGAATCGAAGCGGAAGCGGCGATGCTGGGACAGCCGGTATCCATGCTGATTCCCGAAGTCGTGGGATTCAAGCTGTATGGCAAGCTTCCGCCCGGCGCCACCGCCACGGATCTCGTGCTCACGGTCACGCAGCTCCTCAGGCAGAAGAAGGTCGTCGGCAAGTTCGTCGAGTTCTACGGAGCGGGACTCTCGTCCCTCTCGCTGGCTGACCGCGCGACGATCGCCAACATGGCGCCGGAGTACGGCGCGACCATGGGCTTCTTCCCGATCGATGCGGAGACGGTCAACTACCTTCGCTTCACGGGACGCGACGAGGCGCAGGTTCAGCTCGTCGAGGCATATGCAAAGCTTCAGGGCCTGTATCGCACCGACGACACGCCCGATCCCGTTTTCAGTGACACGCTGGATCTCGATCTTGCGACCATCGAGCCGAGTCTCGCGGGGCCGAAGCGGCCGCAGGATCGCGTACCACTCAAGCTTTCGAAGCAGCTCTTCCGCGAAGCGCTGGCGGGCGATCTGCAGAAAACCGGCACGCTGGCAGGAGTCGCCGCGGCGAAGCAGGCAATGTCGGTGTCGGCATCACCTCAGCTCTCGCCCAGTGTTGTCGCCACGAGTCACGACGAGCAGGCGGGGGCGGACACCGCTGTGCCGGTGGAGATGAACGGCGAGAAGTTCGGTCTGCGCCATGGCTCGGTCGTGATCGCCGCGATAACGAGCTGCACCAACACGTCGAACCCGAGCGTGATGCTCGCGGCGGGTCTGCTCGCGCGGAACGCGGTCGCGAAGGGACTGAGCACGAAGCCGTGGGTGAAGACAAGTCTCGCCCCGGGATCCAAGGTGGTGACCGACTACTTCACGGCGGCGGGCGTTCTCGAACCGCTCCAGAAGCTGCGGTTCAACGTCGTCGGTTACGGATGCACGACGTGCATCGGCAACTCCGGTCCGCTGCCGCAGCCGGTCGCGGACGCGGTCGAAGCAAACAAGCTCGTCGTGGTGGCGGTGCTCTCGGGCAACCGCAACTTCGAGGGGCGCATCAATCCTCTCACGCGGTTCAACTACCTGGCGTCGCCGCCGCTCGTCGTTGCGTACGCGCTCGCCGGGCGGATGGACATTGACTTCAACACCGAGCCGCTTGGTGTCGGCAAGGACGGGCCGGTATTCCTGCGCGACATCTGGCCGGCTCCGAAGGAAGTCGAGGACGAGATCCTGCGCTCGGTCAAGGCGGACATGTTCAAGACGCAGTACGCGAACGTGTTCGATGGCGACGACAACTGGCGCTCGCTGCCGGTCCCGGAAGGCGATCTCTACGCGTGGGATCAGGACTCGACCTACGTGAAGAATCCGCCGTTCTTCGACGGAATGACGCTGACGCCTCCCGGTGTGCACCCGATTCACGAGGCGCGTGCGCTGGCGATGCTCGGCGACTCCATCACCACGGATCACATCTCACCGGCGGGCTCGATTCCGGCGGCGAGCCCCGCGGGCAAGTGGCTGATCGCGCATGGAGTGAAGACGACCGACTTCAACTCGTACGGCGCGCGCCGAGGCAACCACGAAGTGATGATGCGCGGAACATTCGCCAACATCCGGCTGCGGAACGAGCTCGCCCCAGGGACGGAGGGCGGCTGGACGGCGGTGTCGCACGGCGGTGACGCCGTGACGATCTACGACGCGTCCATGGAATATCAGCGGCAGGACGTGCCGCTGGTGATCATCGCCGGAAAGGAATACGGCACCGGATCGTCGCGCGATTGGGCGGCGAAGGGTACACTGCTGCTCGGCGTGAGAGCGGTGATCGCCGAGTCGTTCGAGCGCATTCACCGGTCGAACCTGGTGGGGATGGGAGTGCTGCCGCTCGAGCTCATCAACGGGCAGACGCGGCAAACGCTCGGGCTCACCGGCTTCGAGACGTTCGACATCGTCGGCATGTCCGACGAGATGAAGCCGCGCGCGACTCTGACCGTGCGCGCGACGGGCGACGATGGCGCGGTGAGGGTATTCCAGGCGGTATCGAGAATAGATACGCCGGAAGAGATGAGCTACTTCAGGCACGGGGGCATCCTTCCTTACGTGCTGCGGCAGCTCGTCGGCTGA
- a CDS encoding DUF1003 domain-containing protein, whose amino-acid sequence MTEDDLNQDTILPEMLRTQHGSPLPAGYDRRTRRSSRIHTTFRAIKAQHSGEHTRMQVAADWLTRLASSTGFFVAHAVAFTTWLVWNSKFTALPKFDPFPYGLLTMIVSLEAIFLSIFVLMSQSRESAIGELREELALQINLRIEEEVTKTLHLIAGLYTRLGHTVGNDPELRDMLQPLDPVRMQREVTEQIHDAIPRLRFTRKKTEMAG is encoded by the coding sequence ATGACCGAAGACGACCTCAACCAAGACACGATTCTGCCGGAGATGCTGAGGACGCAGCATGGAAGCCCGCTGCCGGCGGGATACGACCGGCGTACCCGGCGTAGCAGCCGCATTCACACCACCTTTCGCGCCATCAAGGCGCAACACTCCGGCGAGCACACACGGATGCAGGTCGCTGCGGACTGGCTGACGCGCCTCGCGAGCTCGACCGGTTTTTTCGTCGCTCACGCGGTCGCGTTTACAACCTGGCTTGTCTGGAACAGCAAATTCACGGCTCTTCCGAAGTTCGATCCGTTCCCGTACGGACTTCTGACGATGATCGTCTCACTCGAGGCCATCTTCCTGTCCATTTTCGTGCTCATGAGCCAGAGCAGGGAGTCGGCGATTGGCGAGTTGAGGGAAGAGCTGGCTCTTCAGATAAATCTCCGCATCGAGGAAGAGGTCACCAAGACACTGCATCTCATTGCGGGGCTGTACACCCGGCTGGGCCATACCGTGGGGAACGATCCCGAATTGAGGGACATGCTGCAGCCTCTCGATCCGGTGCGCATGCAGCGCGAAGTCACCGAGCAGATACACGATGCGATTCCGCGGCTCCGCTTCACCAGGAAGAAGACGGAGATGGCCGGGTAG
- a CDS encoding carbon-nitrogen hydrolase: MNTTVTVGLIQESVTSDANANVERAVERVREAASRGVQIICLQELFNAPYFCKAQKSERFDLAEPIPGPAVERMQKVAQELEVVLIVPVFERQAAGVYRNSAAIVDADGSMLGVYRKMHIPDDPLFYEKYYFTPGDSNVSYDGAHKGASGFCVWNTRYAKIGVLICWDQWYPEAARINALLGAEILFYPTAIGWHPSEKAEFGKAQVDAWRTAQRAHAIANGVFVASPNRVGHEDEEGTDGIEFFGHSFISDPFGRILTEAGTEPAVLVAECDRRLIEDTRRNWPFLRDRRIDAYGPILNRYIG; the protein is encoded by the coding sequence ATGAATACGACAGTCACCGTCGGATTGATCCAGGAGTCCGTGACCTCCGACGCGAACGCAAATGTCGAGCGCGCCGTCGAGCGGGTGCGCGAGGCGGCCTCGCGCGGAGTACAGATCATCTGCCTCCAGGAACTCTTCAACGCCCCCTATTTCTGCAAGGCGCAGAAGTCCGAGCGCTTCGACCTCGCCGAGCCGATTCCGGGCCCAGCGGTGGAGCGGATGCAGAAGGTCGCGCAGGAGCTCGAGGTTGTTCTGATCGTTCCGGTCTTCGAGCGGCAGGCCGCAGGTGTGTATCGCAATTCAGCCGCGATTGTCGACGCCGACGGATCCATGCTCGGCGTGTATCGCAAGATGCACATCCCCGACGATCCGCTGTTCTACGAGAAGTACTACTTCACCCCCGGCGACTCGAACGTCTCGTACGATGGCGCGCACAAAGGGGCGAGCGGGTTCTGCGTGTGGAACACCCGCTACGCGAAGATCGGCGTGCTGATCTGCTGGGATCAATGGTATCCGGAGGCGGCGCGCATCAACGCCCTGCTCGGCGCCGAGATTCTTTTCTATCCGACGGCGATCGGGTGGCATCCCTCGGAGAAGGCGGAGTTCGGCAAGGCGCAGGTGGATGCATGGCGGACGGCGCAGCGCGCGCACGCAATCGCCAACGGCGTGTTCGTCGCGTCTCCGAACCGTGTCGGCCACGAGGACGAGGAAGGGACGGACGGCATTGAGTTCTTCGGTCATTCGTTCATCTCCGATCCGTTCGGGCGCATTCTCACCGAAGCGGGTACGGAGCCGGCGGTTCTGGTCGCCGAGTGCGACCGCAGGCTGATCGAGGATACGCGTCGCAACTGGCCGTTCCTGCGGGATCGGCGGATAGACGCCTACGGCCCGATTCTCAACAGGTACATCGGATGA
- a CDS encoding agmatine deiminase family protein — protein MTAAKPAVAPWAVVTSSHPAGSRIMPAEWERHDATWIAWPHDEPDWPGKLGAIPWVYAEIVRALHTHERVEILCHDESVRNAARVALDAHAVDSAGYRLHLVPNDRVWLRDSAPTFVWNETGAIEMVNWRFNGWAKYHNYTRDERVGEAVEKITGLPRVTAKRPDDGSWLVIEGGGIETDGAGSLLVTEEWLLSDVQIRNPGMTRQDYESAFAEYLGITNTIWLGEGCVGDDTHGHIDDIARFAAPGVVLLAYEDDPADANHPQSADNLSRLESAAKRSPLRVVRLPYPRPVIMEGQRLPASYANFYIANDVVLVPTFNDPNDRVALEMIAREFSGREVVGIHAVDLVWGLGTLHCLTQQQPAPTGNDSGSGSAV, from the coding sequence ATGACAGCCGCGAAGCCCGCGGTGGCACCGTGGGCTGTCGTGACATCGTCACATCCTGCCGGAAGTCGCATCATGCCGGCGGAATGGGAGCGCCATGATGCCACGTGGATCGCGTGGCCGCACGACGAGCCGGACTGGCCCGGCAAGCTGGGTGCGATTCCGTGGGTGTACGCGGAAATAGTTCGTGCGCTGCACACGCACGAGCGCGTCGAGATTCTCTGTCATGACGAATCCGTCCGAAACGCGGCAAGAGTGGCGCTCGATGCTCACGCCGTGGACTCCGCCGGGTACCGTCTGCATCTGGTACCGAACGACCGGGTGTGGCTACGCGATTCGGCTCCGACGTTCGTGTGGAACGAGACCGGCGCGATAGAGATGGTGAACTGGCGCTTCAACGGGTGGGCCAAGTACCACAACTACACGCGCGACGAGAGGGTCGGCGAGGCGGTGGAGAAGATCACCGGCCTCCCGCGCGTGACGGCGAAGCGCCCCGACGACGGCTCGTGGCTCGTCATCGAGGGTGGCGGCATCGAGACGGACGGCGCCGGATCGCTGCTAGTGACCGAGGAATGGCTGCTGAGCGACGTCCAGATCCGGAATCCCGGCATGACGCGGCAGGACTACGAATCGGCGTTCGCCGAGTATCTCGGCATCACCAATACCATTTGGCTGGGCGAGGGATGCGTCGGTGACGACACGCACGGTCATATAGATGACATCGCGCGGTTCGCTGCCCCGGGGGTCGTGCTGCTGGCGTACGAGGATGATCCTGCCGATGCCAATCACCCCCAGTCGGCTGATAACCTGTCGCGACTGGAAAGCGCGGCGAAGCGCAGTCCGTTGCGGGTCGTCCGCCTGCCCTACCCCCGGCCGGTCATCATGGAAGGTCAGCGCTTGCCGGCGAGCTACGCGAATTTCTACATCGCCAACGACGTGGTGCTCGTTCCGACATTCAACGATCCGAACGACCGCGTCGCGCTGGAGATGATCGCGCGCGAGTTTTCTGGCCGCGAAGTCGTGGGAATACACGCCGTGGATCTGGTATGGGGACTCGGCACGTTGCATTGCCTCACACAGCAGCAGCCGGCTCCCACCGGTAATGATTCTGGCAGCGGAAGCGCTGTGTGA